Within Thermodesulfovibrionales bacterium, the genomic segment TCACGGGCCTTATCGATGTAATCGATTGCAAGGTCGAGCATCTTCTGGGGGTCCGGCTCAAAGTGGAGAGAACCCTTGAATCTCTCGAACCAGCCCTCGGTCATGAGCCGCGTCACTTCCTTGCTCGCAGAGACAGGCGATTCACCACCGAAAATAACCGGCACGCCTGATGCCGCGAAGTAGCATCCAATGGCGATCGCCTTCTCCGACATCCACTCAGGGGCGATGCCGACCGCAGGCATGCCGCCGATTTCATCGGACAATCCGCCCTCGGCAGCCATGGCGCTGGCTATCGTGAGGATTCTCGAATTATCGACACAGGAACCAAGATGGAGGATCGGCGGAATACCGATGGCCTCGCAGACTTCCCGTAAACCCGGTCCTGCCTGCTCAAGGGCCGTCTCGGGAGTGAGATAGCCCACGGTACCACAGGCTGCAGAGCCGCAGCCCGTCGAAACGATCAGGATGTCGTTCTTGATCAATTCCGTAGCAAGGAACTGATGGAGTCCCGTTGAGGGAACCCTCGGGTTGTCGCATCCTGCGAGTCCCACAACGCCACGAACCCTTCCCGCCATGATGGCGTCATTGAGAGGCCTGAAGGAACCCCTCCATTTTCCTCCCTGCATGTATTCGATGTACTCATGGGAGAAGCCGGCAATGGCAGGGAACACCTCCGTAATATGGCTTCCCTTCGCCTTTCTGTTCGGGAAATTGTCAATCGCCATCTTGAGCACCTCCCTGGCAATGTCCTTGCCCCGGTGCTCGTCGAATTGGACATGGACCGCCCCCACCATCTTTGCCTTGGGGTTTGTCGTAATGACCTTTGTATGGAACTTCTTCGAGAGTTCTACGATGGCAGGCATGATGCACTGCACATCCACGGAAATGGCGTCTACCAGCCCCGACATGATACCGAGTTCCTGGTTCGTAAATCCGCCAGCCGAAGCTATCCCGTGACGCACGAGGATTTCGTTTGCCGTACAGCACATCCCTCCCAGGTTGATTCCCTTGGCGCCCTTTGACTTGGCATAGGCGATCATCTCAGGATCAGAGGCCAACTCAACGATCAGTTCAGCAAGGAGAGGCTCATGACCATGGACGATAAAGTTCACCTCATCTTCCTTGAAGATGCCGAGACTCATCTTGGCCTGCTGCGGGCTCGGCGTTCCGAAGAGGATGTCTGTGATATCTGTTGAAATCATGCAGCCGCCCCAGCCGTCAGCAAGGGCTGTCCTCAAACCTTGGAGCAATAGATGGTCCGGGTCGTGATCAACACCGATGGCAGTGCGGTGCATAGTCTCGACAACCTCCCGGTCAATGCTGCGGGGAACGATCCCCCATTTCCGCCACCGCTCCTGGGTCTTCTTCGGGGCCCTTTTCACGTAGTTCAGTTCGCCGCCGTGCTGGCGTCCGAAGTCATTGAGAAGCGTCGTCGCCACATCGCGGGCAACATCGTTCACCGGCCTTCCCTCAAACTCGATATCGAGAATACCGGCGACCTTGTAAAGCTTTCTCACATCGGTGATCTTAAAGTCCTTTGTCTCGCCGTTCGCCACAGCAAGGAGCGCTTCAGCCATGCCGCGGGCATGGTCAGAATGGGCCGCGGTCCCTGCCGCGATCATGCGGAGGAAATTCCTCGCCGTCACCGTCGCAAGGGACGCGCCGCATACACCGGTAATCTCTTCCTCCGCGTTCTTGCCGACGAGCCTGCAGGGTCCCATGTGGCAATGCTTGCAGCAAGCACCCACATGGCCGATCGGGCAGGGTTTCATCTTCTGGGCACGCTCAAAGACCGTCTCTATTTTCTGTTCGACTCCCCATTCGTGGATCTTCTCAGAGAAGGGATTCCCGCTCTTCGTTCTTCCTTCTTTTTTTGCCTCTTCACTCATAGTTGCCTCCAATGGTAACGTTGTTTTATCCTTTTCCAAGGCCGAAATCGATTGTCTCGACCCTTCCTCTCCTTTGTTCTATATGATCGAAGCCATCCCCAATGCAGGATGTCCTACCTGTGTCAGGTGTTCGACCAGTTTTTCAGAATCCTCACAGATCGACTCATCAGCGATTTTGTCGAGGAGGTCCGGAACGCCGGCAGCCTCAGCAGTCTTTTTGAAATCCTCGGCGATCCTCTCTTTCAGCGCCTTCGGCATCCAGACGATCCTGCTGACGCCTCCGTCGCCAAAAAGGAACTTCTTGCTCGATATGAAGTTCACCCCGATGCCCATAAAACCTGGGGTCTGCGCCCCTCCGCCAACGGTGCCGGCAAGGGTCGAGAACTTCATTCCGATCGGTGTCATTCCGGTATGGCCCCTATGGACGATCATGACGCCGTTTGCCTCGGGGATGATCGCAACGATGCACTCGAAACATCCGCAGGAGGTCATCGGATTTTCCATAATCGTGTAGAGGTTCAGTGTTTCAACGGCATTGCCCGTCGCCTTTTTGAGATATTCGTCTGCTCCGGTGTAACGGCCATATTTTGGATCGATGCATTCACCCTTTGCGATGGGCTGATTGCCGCCGGTGGGGTCTATCTCATAGGCTGCCTTGCCGTCAAGCCAGTTGTAAGCGCCGCAGAGCCCGAGTCTTTCCGGTGTTATGACGCAGACGTGGCTCGGCGCAAAAGACTGGCAGAGAAGGCATGAGTAGAAGGTGTCGACCGCTTCGTCAGTAAGGCTCCCGAGCCTCGTGTCACGCTCCCGGTAGGCATGCCTCGCCTCTTCGAGTTTCTCCTTCACATCCTTCTCGTCAATGAAGAGTGTGACCTGGACCTTATCGACAATGGATTTGAAACGGTGATGGGTCATCGTAGCATTGAGGATACCGAGGTGTTCAAGGGTAAATCCCTCGTTCTTTGCGGCGTTGCTGATTCTTATCCAGTTGATGTCGCGCTGGCCCATGTGCCAGACGCCCTGGGCCTCATTGATGTTGTGATGGATCTTTCTCTCTATAACGGATTCAAAGTCCTTCTGCATCTTTCTTCCGGCGACCTCGATGAGGATGCCGAGGGGGAGTTGGCCGCCCTTTTCAAACCGCTCCTGCCAGTTGTCTCCGGCAACAATGACCTTATTGTCTTCTATCTCATCCATCTCCCTCATCCTGACCCATTCAAAGGCCGGTGTCCTCTGACCGCCGAACTCGATGAAGGTGTCTTCCTTCCTGATCCTCTCGCCTTCGAAGGCAGGGCCGTAGGCGACAGGGATCGGCGGCTTCTCGACCGTGATCTTCAGTCCGCGCATCTCAATCGCCTTCTGGACAATCTTCGTATGGTCGAGTTCCTTGTCCACTTCTTCGTACGTGCATACTCCCGTAGGATGAATAACGGGGATGTCGGTATCGGCTATTGCGGGGAATCCCATGTTTATGGCGCCTGCGCCGGTCGTCCATATAATGTCATTAAGGGGACCGAGGACGATCGCAAAGGCAAAGACCCTGTCTTTCTGGTACATAAGGTGCGCCTTAAAGTCACCGGGCTTCTTGCCTCCGAAGATTAGAGATGCCCTAATCGCCCAGTCAAGGGCGTAGAGCGTGTGCTCGGTGTCGGGACCGAGAGGTACAATCCTTGTATCCCAGCCGAGCTCAACACCTTTTCTCAGGAGCTGTTTTGTAACGCTGTTTCCGTTGACGTTTCCGGAAAGGAAGGTCAGGATGTTCTTTTCCTGGAGCTCCCTGACGATATTCACCGCAATGTCATCAGTGGGAGCTGCGCCGATAATCGCTGCAAAACCGGGCATGGTGCCGTCGACAAGCTGTATGCCGAGATTTCTCTGAATCGTGTCTGATATGAACCCGTTGTAAACGTAGCCTGTCTCCGTGTCTTTGCACGGTTCGAGGCCGTAGATATATCTGATAGCGAGTATGATCTCTTCTGCAAAGAGGGTTGCCATCCCCGAATCAAGGGCTTCGCCCAGATAGGGCTTCCAGACATGTTCTATAGGTTCCTCGTGCTGAAGTTCCTTGGCAAAGCCAAGGGCCACCTTCATGTCTCCGAGGGTCTTCACCGCAAAGCCCGTCATCGCCAAAATCATCGGGAGCTGGAAGGCGGTGTCAGCAAACTCAAAGGTGAAGTCCTTCCCTTTCTCTGCTATAACTTTTTCGAGCATCTCTTCGGCCTGCGCCACGAGCCTGTTGGCACCTCGTATAGCCGCAGTTGCAATTAACTTGGACATGCTGACCTCCTGTTTTTTTATTTTATACTATAACAAGTATGTTACACAATTTCAATTTCGACCGTCACCCTTGTCGGGGAGATATTCCTGCTATCCCCGTAACTTTAGGAATGCAGGCAATGCATTCGCCTCCCTCGGTCCGACAGTCACCTTCCAGCCGGAGAGCTTCTCCTCAACAGAGCCGCTCAGGATCGCCACATATCCCGGAAGGATAAGTTCCCTGTGCTTTATCTCGTTTTCTACGCCGCTTTCCTGGATGAATTGCGCTATCTTTGAGGCAGTAAATTTTCCTGCCGCCCATGCCGTAAGAACGGACAACCCCTCGCAGTCCATGACCGCCAGCCTGCTCGGCACCTTGCTGTTT encodes:
- the cooS gene encoding anaerobic carbon-monoxide dehydrogenase catalytic subunit; this translates as MSEEAKKEGRTKSGNPFSEKIHEWGVEQKIETVFERAQKMKPCPIGHVGACCKHCHMGPCRLVGKNAEEEITGVCGASLATVTARNFLRMIAAGTAAHSDHARGMAEALLAVANGETKDFKITDVRKLYKVAGILDIEFEGRPVNDVARDVATTLLNDFGRQHGGELNYVKRAPKKTQERWRKWGIVPRSIDREVVETMHRTAIGVDHDPDHLLLQGLRTALADGWGGCMISTDITDILFGTPSPQQAKMSLGIFKEDEVNFIVHGHEPLLAELIVELASDPEMIAYAKSKGAKGINLGGMCCTANEILVRHGIASAGGFTNQELGIMSGLVDAISVDVQCIMPAIVELSKKFHTKVITTNPKAKMVGAVHVQFDEHRGKDIAREVLKMAIDNFPNRKAKGSHITEVFPAIAGFSHEYIEYMQGGKWRGSFRPLNDAIMAGRVRGVVGLAGCDNPRVPSTGLHQFLATELIKNDILIVSTGCGSAACGTVGYLTPETALEQAGPGLREVCEAIGIPPILHLGSCVDNSRILTIASAMAAEGGLSDEIGGMPAVGIAPEWMSEKAIAIGCYFAASGVPVIFGGESPVSASKEVTRLMTEGWFERFKGSLHFEPDPQKMLDLAIDYIDKAREALKLKKYERGKFATEKILMDMAARREIEKAAKPHVGIY
- the acsB gene encoding acetyl-CoA decarbonylase/synthase complex subunit alpha/beta, which translates into the protein MSKLIATAAIRGANRLVAQAEEMLEKVIAEKGKDFTFEFADTAFQLPMILAMTGFAVKTLGDMKVALGFAKELQHEEPIEHVWKPYLGEALDSGMATLFAEEIILAIRYIYGLEPCKDTETGYVYNGFISDTIQRNLGIQLVDGTMPGFAAIIGAAPTDDIAVNIVRELQEKNILTFLSGNVNGNSVTKQLLRKGVELGWDTRIVPLGPDTEHTLYALDWAIRASLIFGGKKPGDFKAHLMYQKDRVFAFAIVLGPLNDIIWTTGAGAINMGFPAIADTDIPVIHPTGVCTYEEVDKELDHTKIVQKAIEMRGLKITVEKPPIPVAYGPAFEGERIRKEDTFIEFGGQRTPAFEWVRMREMDEIEDNKVIVAGDNWQERFEKGGQLPLGILIEVAGRKMQKDFESVIERKIHHNINEAQGVWHMGQRDINWIRISNAAKNEGFTLEHLGILNATMTHHRFKSIVDKVQVTLFIDEKDVKEKLEEARHAYRERDTRLGSLTDEAVDTFYSCLLCQSFAPSHVCVITPERLGLCGAYNWLDGKAAYEIDPTGGNQPIAKGECIDPKYGRYTGADEYLKKATGNAVETLNLYTIMENPMTSCGCFECIVAIIPEANGVMIVHRGHTGMTPIGMKFSTLAGTVGGGAQTPGFMGIGVNFISSKKFLFGDGGVSRIVWMPKALKERIAEDFKKTAEAAGVPDLLDKIADESICEDSEKLVEHLTQVGHPALGMASII